A part of Streptosporangiales bacterium genomic DNA contains:
- a CDS encoding ferredoxin produces the protein MNERWSQLSFEDRMATVEFRVGERAHITVDSDICRSCTTKDCVVACPANLFAPTADGGILFNYEECFECGTCYQVCNSEGAITWTYPDGGQGVVFRRG, from the coding sequence ATGAACGAGCGCTGGTCGCAGCTGTCGTTCGAGGACCGGATGGCGACGGTGGAGTTCCGGGTCGGCGAGCGCGCCCACATCACCGTCGACTCCGACATCTGCCGGTCGTGCACCACGAAGGACTGCGTGGTGGCGTGTCCCGCGAACCTGTTCGCACCCACGGCCGACGGTGGCATCCTGTTCAACTACGAGGAGTGCTTCGAGTGCGGGACCTGCTACCAGGTGTGCAACAGCGAGGGGGCGATCACGTGGACGTATCCCGACGGTGGCCAGGGCGTGGTGTTCCGACGTGGCTGA
- a CDS encoding antibiotic biosynthesis monooxygenase, whose amino-acid sequence MPTVVATIWPKAEHRQAVVDVFRAVVPKVHEEDGCELYALHEADDRLVLVEQWTSGDALQAHLDGPTIVELNAGLNGRTERQADVVIMSPVPLGDPGKGVVVG is encoded by the coding sequence ATGCCGACCGTAGTGGCGACGATCTGGCCGAAGGCGGAGCACCGGCAGGCGGTCGTCGACGTGTTCCGTGCCGTCGTACCGAAGGTGCACGAGGAGGACGGCTGCGAGCTGTACGCGTTGCACGAGGCCGACGACCGGCTGGTGTTGGTGGAGCAGTGGACGTCAGGCGACGCGTTGCAGGCGCACCTGGACGGTCCCACCATCGTTGAGCTGAACGCGGGGCTGAACGGCAGGACCGAGCGGCAGGCGGACGTGGTGATCATGTCGCCGGTGCCGCTCGGCGACCCAGGCAAGGGCGTCGTGGTCGGATGA
- a CDS encoding electron transfer flavoprotein subunit alpha/FixB family protein, whose amino-acid sequence MTAADRPTVTAPGGAVAVVYARDGSPPVGADEAVAEAGGAAVVVGDGAADAAKQLRTARQVWWRETGSGLRVRAVAASLADAVRDVPLVVFPASPDGRDLAPRLAAWLDRPLLANAVQVDYDAATHTVRAQLSRLDDRWQVPAAVAGAAVATLVPGVRAVEETGDAPAPVPLDTAAPADDGDVEVVRVVDPDPATMDLGDATRVLAAGAGLTAAGSSDEAARAAYRLLAEVAAALGASAGATRVVTDAGWMDYARQIGTTGVTVHPDLYVALGISGASQHVGGIVEPQRVVSVNTDPSCPMTAMADLGLVTDARAFLVELARRLGVAVPAEVEHG is encoded by the coding sequence GTGACAGCTGCCGACCGGCCGACGGTGACCGCGCCAGGCGGCGCGGTAGCCGTCGTGTACGCTCGCGACGGTTCACCTCCGGTCGGCGCGGACGAGGCGGTCGCGGAGGCCGGTGGTGCCGCCGTCGTGGTCGGCGACGGCGCCGCGGACGCGGCCAAGCAACTGCGTACCGCGCGCCAGGTGTGGTGGCGGGAGACCGGATCCGGGCTGCGGGTGCGGGCGGTGGCCGCGTCGCTCGCCGACGCCGTAAGGGACGTGCCGCTGGTGGTGTTCCCCGCGTCGCCTGACGGCAGGGACCTCGCGCCGCGGCTGGCGGCGTGGTTGGACCGCCCGTTGCTCGCCAACGCCGTGCAGGTCGACTACGACGCCGCGACACATACGGTGCGCGCGCAGCTGTCCCGGCTGGACGACCGGTGGCAGGTGCCGGCAGCGGTTGCCGGCGCCGCGGTGGCAACCCTCGTACCTGGCGTGCGTGCAGTGGAGGAGACCGGCGACGCGCCCGCACCCGTGCCGCTCGACACGGCGGCGCCGGCGGATGACGGCGACGTCGAGGTCGTCCGTGTGGTCGACCCCGACCCGGCGACGATGGACCTCGGTGACGCGACCCGGGTGCTCGCCGCGGGTGCCGGGCTGACCGCGGCCGGCAGCAGCGACGAGGCGGCCCGTGCGGCGTACCGGCTGCTTGCCGAGGTCGCGGCGGCGCTCGGCGCGTCGGCGGGTGCCACCCGGGTGGTCACTGACGCCGGGTGGATGGACTACGCCAGGCAGATCGGCACCACCGGCGTGACCGTGCACCCTGACCTGTACGTGGCGCTGGGCATCTCCGGCGCCAGCCAGCACGTCGGCGGGATCGTGGAGCCGCAGCGCGTGGTGAGCGTGAACACCGACCCCTCGTGTCCGATGACCGCGATGGCCGACCTGGGTCTGGTCACCGATGCCAGGGCGTTCCTGGTGGAGCTGGCCCGCCGGCTCGGCGTCGCGGTGCCTGCGGAGGTGGAGCATGGTTGA
- a CDS encoding mycofactocin system FadH/OYE family oxidoreductase 2 yields MSATGRYRHLFSPLRIGPLTVQNRVVFSAHLTNYATEGRPSEQHAAYYAARAAGGAGLIVTEEHSTHPTDWPYEKLIHGFDPAVVPGYRRITGAVHAHGVPILAQLNHNGGQASSMYSRLPVWAPSPVPDPLFREVPKAVEEHEIAEIVAGYARVAGHCIAGGFDGVELQCSHSSIVRGFLSPATNERTDHYGGSLPNRARLLLQLVEAVREAIGSDRALGVRLCGDELIDGGTTIDEAVQVARMVEATGAVDYINTSIGVATATLYMIEASMQVPPGYAMYIPSAIRAAVDLPVVGVGRFKDPLQAERALAAGECDLVGVVRGQIADAEFAAKARSGHATQIRTCLSCNQECVGRMGLNRWLGCIENPRTGREAVPLPAPRRRGLRVYVVGGGPGGLQAAVTAAERGHHVTLFERHDRLGGQVQVAASVPSRAEFLDIVRNLIAAAREVRVDVQTTHEVDADFLRAERPDALVLATGARPAEPWWAQGNERVVDVRDVLEGRQAPQGTVVVIDELGFHQATSVAELLADRGCRVEVVTSGMVVGQDLGITLDLETWNMKAHRLGIRQATDLVPMGVAAHADGGVTLTLQHHPTGTDRTRDCDWVVVAGHQQPADELWQAMRDADFPVHRVGDCLTPRRAHAAVVEGQRVAVRL; encoded by the coding sequence ATGAGTGCGACCGGCAGGTACCGACATCTGTTCTCGCCGCTGCGGATCGGTCCGCTGACGGTGCAGAACCGGGTCGTGTTCTCCGCGCACCTGACGAACTACGCGACGGAGGGGCGACCGAGCGAGCAGCACGCGGCCTACTACGCCGCGCGCGCCGCCGGCGGTGCCGGCTTGATCGTCACCGAGGAGCACTCGACGCACCCCACAGACTGGCCGTACGAGAAGCTCATCCACGGCTTCGATCCCGCGGTTGTGCCCGGCTACCGACGGATCACCGGCGCCGTGCACGCGCACGGCGTGCCCATCCTCGCGCAGCTCAACCACAACGGCGGCCAGGCGTCCAGCATGTACTCCCGGCTGCCGGTGTGGGCGCCGAGCCCGGTGCCCGACCCGCTGTTCCGTGAAGTGCCGAAGGCCGTGGAAGAACACGAGATCGCGGAGATCGTCGCCGGCTACGCGCGGGTGGCCGGGCACTGCATCGCCGGGGGTTTCGACGGCGTCGAGCTGCAGTGCTCGCATTCCTCCATCGTGCGCGGTTTCCTCTCGCCTGCGACCAACGAGCGCACCGACCACTACGGCGGTTCGCTGCCGAACCGCGCGCGCTTGCTGCTGCAGCTCGTCGAGGCGGTACGCGAGGCGATCGGCAGCGACCGCGCGCTCGGCGTGCGGTTGTGCGGTGACGAGCTGATCGACGGCGGCACCACGATCGACGAGGCCGTCCAGGTCGCGCGGATGGTCGAGGCGACAGGAGCGGTCGACTACATCAACACCTCGATCGGCGTCGCGACGGCCACGCTCTACATGATCGAGGCGAGCATGCAGGTGCCGCCGGGGTACGCGATGTACATCCCGAGCGCCATCCGCGCGGCCGTCGACCTGCCGGTCGTCGGCGTCGGCCGGTTCAAGGACCCGTTGCAGGCCGAACGCGCGCTTGCCGCAGGGGAGTGCGACCTGGTCGGTGTGGTGCGCGGGCAGATCGCCGACGCCGAGTTCGCCGCGAAGGCACGGTCCGGCCACGCGACGCAGATCCGCACCTGCCTGTCGTGCAACCAGGAGTGCGTAGGCCGGATGGGGCTGAACCGCTGGCTCGGCTGTATCGAGAACCCGCGTACCGGAAGGGAAGCCGTACCACTGCCGGCGCCGCGGCGCCGCGGACTGCGAGTGTACGTGGTCGGCGGCGGCCCTGGCGGCCTGCAGGCAGCGGTCACGGCCGCCGAGCGCGGCCACCACGTCACGCTGTTCGAACGGCACGATCGGCTCGGCGGGCAGGTGCAGGTGGCGGCGAGCGTGCCGAGCCGCGCCGAGTTCCTCGACATCGTGCGCAACCTGATCGCCGCGGCCCGGGAAGTGCGTGTGGACGTGCAGACCACCCACGAGGTGGACGCCGACTTCCTGCGCGCCGAACGCCCGGATGCACTGGTGCTTGCAACCGGTGCGCGTCCCGCCGAACCGTGGTGGGCGCAGGGCAACGAACGCGTCGTGGACGTACGCGACGTGCTGGAGGGCCGGCAGGCGCCGCAGGGCACGGTCGTGGTGATCGACGAGCTCGGCTTCCACCAGGCGACCTCGGTGGCCGAGCTGCTCGCCGACCGCGGCTGCCGGGTGGAGGTCGTCACCAGCGGCATGGTGGTCGGCCAGGACCTCGGCATCACCTTGGACCTCGAGACCTGGAACATGAAGGCGCACCGGCTCGGCATCCGGCAGGCCACCGACCTGGTGCCGATGGGCGTCGCAGCGCACGCCGACGGCGGTGTGACGCTGACACTGCAGCACCACCCGACGGGCACCGACCGCACACGCGACTGCGACTGGGTGGTGGTCGCCGGGCACCAGCAGCCGGCGGACGAGCTGTGGCAGGCAATGCGCGACGCGGACTTCCCCGTGCACCGCGTCGGCGACTGCCTGACGCCGCGGCGCGCGCACGCGGCCGTCGTCGAAGGTCAACGGGTGGCGGTACGGCTGTGA
- a CDS encoding mycofactocin-coupled SDR family oxidoreductase (This oxidoreductase belongs to a branch of the SDR family in which the NAD cofactor is especially deeply buried and is non-exchangeable. Members of this branch occur only in species that product mycofactocin, a small molecule electron carrier derived from the final two residues of the mycofactocin precursor protein, MftA. Mycofactocin is thought to mediate transfers of electrons between such non-exchangeable NAD cofactors from different enzymes acting on different substates, and has been shown to play a role in the metabolism of alcohols and aldehydes in Mycolicibacterium smegmatis and in Mycobacterium tuberculosis.), translating into MGKLDGKVAFITGAARGQGRSHAVRLAEEGADIIGVDICGQIDTVPYPMSTPDDLADTAKQVEALDRRIVAREADVRDRGALQAVFDAGVAELGPVDIVLANAGIAPLSLDPQEAEWQDVVDVNLTGVYQTVQVAVPSMIERGAGGAIVLTSSTAGLNGIGGNTPGGLGYTAAKHGVVGLMRSYANYLAQYSIRVNTVHPTGVSTPMVLNDAIGAFIESDPALSKAMANALPVDMVEPVDISNAIVWLVSNDARYVTGITVPVDAGFTNKK; encoded by the coding sequence ATGGGCAAGCTTGACGGCAAGGTTGCTTTCATCACGGGGGCGGCGCGGGGGCAGGGCCGCAGTCATGCGGTGCGGCTGGCGGAAGAGGGCGCGGACATCATCGGTGTCGACATTTGCGGGCAGATCGACACCGTGCCGTATCCGATGTCCACGCCGGACGACCTGGCGGACACGGCGAAACAGGTCGAGGCACTGGACCGGCGGATCGTCGCCCGCGAAGCCGACGTACGCGACCGTGGCGCGTTGCAGGCCGTGTTCGACGCCGGTGTCGCGGAGCTCGGTCCGGTCGACATCGTGCTGGCCAACGCGGGCATCGCGCCGTTGTCGCTCGATCCGCAGGAAGCGGAGTGGCAGGACGTCGTGGACGTCAACCTCACCGGCGTGTACCAAACGGTGCAGGTGGCTGTCCCGTCGATGATCGAGCGCGGTGCCGGTGGTGCGATCGTGCTGACCAGCTCGACCGCGGGACTCAACGGCATCGGCGGGAACACACCCGGCGGCCTCGGCTACACGGCCGCGAAGCACGGCGTGGTGGGACTCATGCGGTCGTACGCGAACTACCTCGCGCAGTACAGCATAAGAGTGAACACCGTGCACCCGACCGGTGTGAGTACGCCGATGGTGCTCAACGACGCGATCGGTGCGTTCATCGAGTCCGACCCTGCGCTGTCGAAGGCGATGGCGAACGCGTTGCCGGTCGACATGGTGGAGCCGGTCGACATCTCCAACGCGATCGTCTGGCTGGTCTCCAACGACGCCAGGTACGTCACCGGCATCACGGTCCCGGTCGACGCCGGCTTCACGAACAAGAAGTGA
- a CDS encoding putative mycofactocin-associated electron transfer flavoprotein, which produces MPTVARAWCSDVADAPLTPLVVACLRHADQRPEVDPLTAAVTRAPRTATASAADWGALEHALRIAAAWSGRVLAVAAGTPAAEDTLRQAAAVGAEVLRVETSGSYVRDIAGDERALAQAIVAGVGTVGQPALVVCGDRSDDRGTGALPAFLAHELDAAQALGLVRLAVDGDRLQGERRLDGGRREIVRIPRPAVCSVEGGERLRRASLAAILAAADATVPVYRATSGEAPDERLRLGRPRPLRPRTQVARPPAGDSPRARVLHLTGALATHEPPTVVGPTDAATAVDAFLEFLDRGGYLPQEDSRE; this is translated from the coding sequence ATCCCGACGGTGGCCAGGGCGTGGTGTTCCGACGTGGCTGATGCTCCGCTGACGCCGCTCGTGGTGGCGTGCCTGCGGCACGCCGACCAGCGTCCCGAGGTGGATCCGCTGACGGCGGCGGTGACGCGTGCGCCGCGCACTGCCACCGCGTCGGCCGCGGACTGGGGCGCGCTCGAGCACGCGCTGCGGATCGCTGCGGCGTGGTCCGGCCGGGTGCTCGCGGTCGCTGCCGGCACGCCCGCGGCGGAAGACACACTGCGGCAGGCCGCGGCCGTCGGCGCCGAGGTCCTGCGGGTGGAGACCTCTGGCAGCTACGTACGCGACATCGCCGGCGACGAGCGTGCGCTCGCGCAGGCGATCGTCGCCGGCGTGGGCACGGTCGGTCAGCCGGCGTTGGTGGTGTGCGGCGACCGTTCCGATGATCGCGGCACCGGTGCGCTGCCCGCGTTCCTGGCGCACGAGCTGGACGCTGCGCAGGCGCTCGGACTCGTGCGGCTGGCGGTCGACGGTGACCGGTTGCAGGGCGAGCGCAGGCTCGACGGCGGGCGTCGTGAGATCGTGCGGATTCCCCGCCCTGCGGTGTGTTCCGTCGAGGGCGGCGAACGCCTGCGACGCGCATCGCTGGCGGCCATCTTGGCCGCCGCGGACGCGACCGTGCCGGTGTACCGCGCAACCTCCGGCGAGGCCCCAGACGAGAGGCTGCGGCTCGGCCGGCCGCGCCCGCTGCGGCCGCGCACGCAGGTGGCGCGACCGCCGGCGGGCGACTCGCCGCGCGCCCGGGTGCTGCACCTCACCGGTGCGCTCGCCACGCACGAGCCGCCGACCGTCGTCGGGCCGACCGACGCGGCGACGGCCGTTGACGCGTTCCTCGAATTCCTCGATCGTGGCGGTTACCTACCGCAGGAGGACAGCCGCGAATGA
- a CDS encoding FAD-dependent oxidoreductase, which translates to MVDETVDAVVVGAGPAGSAAALQLARAGRSVVLLERGPFPGSKNVYGGVVYARVLDDVIPRWWEEAPVERWVVRRSTMVLTPTQSMAVDFRSEAWGAAPYNGMTTYRANFDAWLAEKAVEAGARLVTSTVATGLLRDETGRVVGVRTDRPDGDLRARVVIACDGVNSFLAKEAGLLPPADSSTHTLGVKEVLGLPPERIDERFGLQRHEGLDIEMLGCTNGVPGGGFLYTNSDTVSIGLVLSLDGLVQARTRPEAILADLKAHPSVAPYLRGATVKEYSAHLIPEGGYDAMPRLQHDGLLVAGDAAGMTLAAGLWLEGVNFAIGSGLAAGRTAAQAVASGDVSSRALSAYTRQLKGTFVLVDHKRLRGAPRLVLSRRMQQRYPGLVGDLVEGMFTVTNPTPKPGMLRLLRRAAKKHGVTMRELAADALRAARVFR; encoded by the coding sequence ATGGTTGACGAAACGGTCGATGCCGTCGTCGTCGGCGCCGGCCCCGCCGGTTCGGCGGCAGCACTGCAACTGGCCCGCGCCGGGCGCAGCGTCGTGTTGCTGGAACGCGGGCCGTTCCCCGGGTCGAAGAACGTCTACGGCGGCGTGGTGTACGCCCGGGTGCTCGACGACGTGATCCCGCGGTGGTGGGAGGAAGCGCCGGTGGAGCGCTGGGTCGTGCGCCGCTCCACCATGGTGCTCACGCCCACGCAGTCGATGGCCGTGGACTTCCGCAGCGAGGCGTGGGGCGCTGCGCCGTACAACGGCATGACCACGTACCGCGCGAACTTCGACGCCTGGCTCGCGGAGAAGGCCGTCGAGGCGGGTGCCCGGCTGGTCACCTCGACGGTGGCCACCGGCCTGCTGCGCGACGAGACGGGGCGCGTGGTCGGTGTGCGGACCGACCGCCCGGACGGCGACCTCAGGGCGAGGGTGGTGATCGCCTGCGACGGCGTGAACTCGTTCCTCGCCAAGGAGGCCGGGCTGTTGCCGCCGGCCGACTCGTCCACGCACACCCTCGGCGTCAAGGAGGTGCTCGGGCTGCCGCCTGAACGCATCGACGAGCGGTTCGGGCTGCAGCGGCACGAGGGGCTGGACATCGAGATGCTCGGGTGCACCAACGGCGTGCCAGGCGGCGGTTTCCTCTACACCAACAGCGACACGGTGAGCATCGGCCTCGTGCTCTCGCTCGACGGCCTGGTGCAGGCGCGCACCCGGCCGGAGGCGATCCTCGCCGACCTCAAGGCGCACCCGTCCGTTGCGCCGTACCTGCGGGGCGCGACGGTCAAGGAGTACAGCGCGCACCTGATCCCCGAGGGCGGCTACGACGCGATGCCGCGGTTGCAGCACGACGGTCTGCTTGTGGCCGGCGACGCCGCGGGCATGACGCTCGCCGCCGGGCTGTGGCTGGAGGGCGTGAACTTCGCGATCGGCTCCGGGCTCGCCGCCGGGCGTACCGCCGCGCAGGCCGTGGCGTCCGGCGACGTGTCGAGCCGTGCGTTGTCCGCGTACACCAGGCAGCTGAAGGGCACCTTCGTGCTGGTCGATCACAAGCGGCTGCGCGGTGCGCCGCGCCTCGTGTTGTCGCGGCGGATGCAGCAGCGCTATCCGGGACTCGTCGGCGACCTGGTGGAGGGGATGTTCACCGTGACGAACCCGACCCCGAAGCCGGGGATGCTCAGGCTGTTGCGCCGGGCGGCGAAGAAGCACGGTGTCACCATGCGCGAGCTGGCCGCGGACGCGCTGCGCGCGGCGAGGGTGTTCCGATGA
- a CDS encoding VWA domain-containing protein — MRRKPKQLTEEPMLFQQARTGRGGLVLTGKGDRSARQPRDGGGTAAGFTEESAELVPLPAEGQGPDPAVRARARQIAARLAVRRPRRDPGARRGSGELASVRYRGGSDDVDLDRTLEVLTKRPVPDDEDIVVRERGRTRRSVVLAVDVSGSMRGERVRTAAATVGALSADLRRDDVAVIAFWSDAAVLLELGHRFEPLALLDALLRIPAKGLTNVAFPLQTAARQLARVPARDARVVLLSDCVHNAGPDPRPLAGRVPRLDVLLDVAGEHDVELGRELAAAGRGRVFRVRTHRDVAPALGEMFGD, encoded by the coding sequence TTGCGCAGGAAACCGAAACAGCTGACGGAGGAACCGATGCTCTTCCAGCAGGCCAGGACCGGCCGTGGTGGCCTGGTGCTGACCGGCAAAGGTGACCGGTCCGCCAGGCAGCCGCGCGACGGCGGCGGCACGGCGGCCGGTTTCACCGAGGAGAGCGCGGAGCTGGTCCCGTTGCCCGCGGAGGGGCAGGGGCCCGACCCCGCGGTGCGGGCACGCGCGCGGCAGATCGCCGCCCGTCTCGCCGTACGTCGGCCGCGCCGCGATCCGGGCGCGCGCCGCGGCAGCGGTGAGCTGGCGAGCGTCAGGTACCGCGGTGGGTCGGACGACGTGGACCTGGACCGTACGCTCGAGGTGCTCACCAAGCGGCCGGTGCCCGACGACGAGGACATCGTGGTGCGCGAGCGGGGCCGTACCAGGCGCAGTGTGGTGCTCGCCGTAGACGTCTCCGGCTCGATGCGCGGCGAGCGGGTGCGTACGGCCGCGGCGACGGTCGGCGCGTTGAGCGCGGACCTGCGCAGGGACGACGTCGCGGTGATCGCGTTCTGGTCCGACGCCGCCGTGCTGTTGGAGCTCGGCCACCGGTTCGAGCCGCTCGCTCTGCTCGACGCACTGTTGCGGATACCGGCGAAGGGGTTGACCAACGTCGCGTTCCCGTTGCAGACGGCGGCCAGGCAGCTCGCGCGGGTACCGGCGAGGGACGCACGGGTGGTGCTGCTGTCCGACTGCGTGCACAACGCCGGGCCTGACCCGCGGCCGCTCGCCGGCCGGGTGCCGCGGTTGGACGTGCTGCTCGACGTCGCGGGGGAGCACGACGTCGAGCTCGGCAGGGAGCTGGCGGCTGCCGGCCGCGGCCGTGTGTTCCGGGTACGCACCCACCGCGACGTCGCGCCGGCGTTGGGCGAGATGTTCGGTGACTGA
- a CDS encoding AAA domain-containing protein: MREGADGLVRAGSLAEVRERVGRQLVGRRRELDLVLAAVAAGRDIVLEGPPGTSKTTMLKAITSDWGIPLMFVEGNADLTPAKLVGHHNPARVLREDYSAENFVEGPLVAAMRQGGFLYIEEFNRAPEDTVNTLLTAMADREIVVPRVGAIAAAPTFRVIASMNPYDNIGTTRLSTSVHDRLCRLSVDYQDDEAERGIVTLRAVDGGAGPHPLGDRLVADAVAVTRATRTHEDVRQGSSVRGAIDLVLVAQQLAGLAGLAGCDDERYPELVFDAMVVALSGRIHLDEAAEVTPEQVLRQIWEDQFVLRPAMAAPG; this comes from the coding sequence ATGCGCGAAGGGGCTGACGGGCTCGTGCGGGCAGGTTCGCTCGCGGAGGTACGCGAGCGGGTGGGCAGGCAGTTGGTCGGCAGGCGGCGTGAGCTGGATCTGGTGCTCGCCGCGGTTGCGGCCGGGCGCGACATCGTGTTGGAGGGACCGCCCGGCACCAGCAAGACCACCATGCTCAAGGCGATCACGTCCGACTGGGGCATCCCACTGATGTTCGTGGAGGGCAACGCCGACCTCACCCCCGCCAAGCTCGTCGGCCACCACAACCCCGCGCGGGTTCTGCGCGAGGACTACAGTGCGGAGAACTTCGTCGAGGGGCCACTGGTCGCGGCCATGCGGCAGGGCGGCTTCCTCTACATCGAGGAGTTCAACCGTGCGCCGGAAGACACCGTGAACACGTTGCTCACGGCGATGGCCGACCGAGAGATCGTGGTGCCGCGGGTCGGCGCGATCGCTGCGGCGCCGACGTTCCGGGTGATCGCGTCGATGAACCCGTACGACAACATCGGCACCACGCGGCTGTCCACGAGCGTGCACGACCGGCTGTGCCGGCTGTCCGTGGACTACCAGGACGACGAGGCAGAACGCGGCATCGTCACGCTGCGCGCGGTCGACGGCGGGGCGGGACCGCATCCGCTCGGCGACCGGCTGGTGGCCGACGCGGTCGCGGTCACCAGGGCGACGCGTACCCACGAGGACGTACGGCAGGGCAGCAGCGTGCGCGGGGCGATCGACCTGGTGCTCGTCGCGCAGCAGCTCGCTGGACTCGCCGGCCTCGCCGGGTGCGACGACGAGCGCTACCCGGAGCTGGTCTTCGATGCCATGGTGGTCGCGTTGAGCGGTCGTATCCACCTGGACGAGGCGGCGGAGGTGACACCGGAACAGGTGCTGCGGCAGATCTGGGAGGACCAGTTCGTGCTGCGGCCGGCGATGGCGGCGCCGGGGTGA
- a CDS encoding mycofactocin-coupled SDR family oxidoreductase (This oxidoreductase belongs to a branch of the SDR family in which the NAD cofactor is especially deeply buried and is non-exchangeable. Members of this branch occur only in species that product mycofactocin, a small molecule electron carrier derived from the final two residues of the mycofactocin precursor protein, MftA. Mycofactocin is thought to mediate transfers of electrons between such non-exchangeable NAD cofactors from different enzymes acting on different substates, and has been shown to play a role in the metabolism of alcohols and aldehydes in Mycolicibacterium smegmatis and in Mycobacterium tuberculosis.), whose product MGRVEGKVAFITGAARGQGRSHAVRLAEEGADIIAVDICAQVDSVPYAMSTPDDLAQTVKEVEALDRRIIATQADVRDFGALQAAVDDGVAQLGRLDIVSANAGINSLGPADELAEQTWQDMIDINLTGVWHACKAATPHLVAGDNGGSIVITSSAAGLMAHPNVAHYTSAKHGLIGLMKTLALELAPKSIRVNAICPTTVGTEMILNEPTYRLFRPDLESPTVDDAVEAFMTLNALPVKWVEARDISNALLFLASDEARYITGVALPVDAGCVIK is encoded by the coding sequence ATGGGGCGTGTAGAAGGAAAGGTTGCGTTCATCACGGGGGCGGCGCGGGGGCAGGGCCGTAGTCATGCGGTGCGGCTGGCGGAAGAGGGCGCGGACATCATCGCGGTCGACATCTGTGCGCAGGTCGACTCGGTGCCGTACGCGATGTCCACGCCAGACGACCTGGCACAGACGGTGAAAGAGGTCGAGGCGCTCGACCGGCGCATCATCGCCACCCAGGCCGACGTACGCGACTTCGGGGCGCTGCAGGCCGCCGTCGACGACGGCGTAGCGCAGCTCGGCCGGTTGGACATCGTGTCCGCGAACGCCGGGATCAACTCGCTGGGGCCGGCCGACGAGCTCGCCGAGCAGACCTGGCAGGACATGATCGACATCAACCTGACCGGGGTGTGGCACGCCTGCAAGGCTGCGACGCCGCACCTGGTCGCAGGCGACAACGGCGGTTCGATCGTCATCACGAGTTCGGCGGCGGGCCTGATGGCGCACCCGAACGTCGCGCACTACACGTCCGCCAAGCATGGCCTGATCGGCCTGATGAAGACACTCGCGCTGGAACTCGCGCCCAAGTCGATCCGGGTGAACGCGATCTGCCCGACGACGGTGGGCACCGAGATGATCCTGAACGAGCCCACCTACCGGCTCTTCCGGCCCGACCTGGAGTCGCCGACGGTCGACGACGCCGTCGAGGCGTTCATGACGCTCAACGCGCTGCCGGTCAAGTGGGTCGAGGCCCGCGACATCAGCAACGCGTTGCTGTTCCTGGCATCCGACGAGGCGCGCTACATCACCGGAGTGGCGCTGCCCGTCGACGCCGGCTGCGTGATCAAGTGA